The genomic interval ttcatacaCTTAAACTTTGATACATACTTCATCAAAAAGAGCCATTTATTTTAACGTGAGTTTGAAATGCAATGCCGTATAAATAGAATACGAAAAGGTATAAAAACGTTGCGGACACTACATAATTGCATTATTGAATTCAAAAGTAATTCCATGGTTTAATGTCACTGTCAATGAGATAATTGAATAACATTGTTCACTGAAAGTTAAATAGTAAGCTTCTGTATGAAAAATTAGCCATGTTTATGATAAGTTTACCGATCAGTATGttggcaaaaatattttgtaaggtAAACAGGCCAAAAATTTGTGATATCTTCCAAACAGCAGTGTTTCCAAACAGCGGTGTTTATCTTTGCTATATTTGATGCATGGACAttagaatatttgtttaagaaGGACTTTTATAGATAGAACAAACtgtaactttaaaacaaattccAACTTGGCATTTAAAAAAACGTTGCGGACACTACACATAATAATTAGTGTGCTTTCCTGCCAAGCCGGAATATAAAAATCTAAACAAGAAcgttttaaaagatattcaagtattaattacatgtttaaatcctaaattgctttgttttatattgaatTGTTTGAACAGTGTAAATAGAATACAGCTAAAGCTTGTGTTAGTGGGTGTTAGCTTTCAATGCCTGGAACAATCCCTTTTTTGAGAATTTACTTTACTAAATTTTAATAATGGAAGGTAAACAGACTTACTTTACTGAAATAGAAATGTTGTGTAGCATGTATGGTAACCAAATCTTTACATAATTACTTGAAATGTGTCCTCTCCAAAAGAGTTTCCAATGGAAATCAGATTTTATAAAGACCAAAAgaagtatatatatgtatagtaaTTCTGTAGAAACATATAAATTCTCTGAATAATAACATTTAGATTCTCTCAATAATaacaaaagtaaaagtaaaatatttcagttatgacaATTGTATCACAActtctttcaaaataaacaaattgtgGAACATTCTCTGTCCGAAACTGTTCATTATTCCCAAGCTGAAAATACATGGCTGTATAGCaataagaaacaagagctgtcactaatggtgacaaatgcccccgcagcaccttgacctttgacctggtaaccttgacctttgacctggtgaccccaaagtcagtaggggtggtgtactcataaagtactatcagcatgtaaagtttgaaggtcctgggtgcagtggttcgcgagtaaaaggccttcatgcaaaaagttaatgttggcccctgtgaccttacctttgacctggtgatcccaaaatcagtaggattggtgtactcaataagtactatcagcatgtgaagtttgaaggtcctgggtgcagtggttcgcgagtaaagtgccttcatgcaaaaagttaacgttggcccctgtgaccttgacctttgaccaggtgaccccagaatcagtagggttggtgtactcataaagtactatcagcatgtgaagtttgaaggtcctgggtgcagtggttcgcgagtaaagtgccttcatgcaaaaagttaacgttggcccctgtgaccttgacctttgaccaggtgaccccaaaatcagtaggatTGATGTACTCAattagtactatcagcatgtgaagtttcaaggtcctggttgcagtggtccgcgagtaaaatgccttcatgcaaaaagttaacgttggcccctgtgaccttgacctttgacctggtgacctcaaggtcagtaagggtggtgcactcaataagtactatcagcaggtgaagtttgaaggtcctgggtgcagtggttcgcgagtagaaggccttcatgcaaaaagttaacgttggcccctgtgaccttgacctttgaccttgtgatccCGAAGTTAGTaaggttggtgtactcataaagtactatcagcatgtgaagtttgaaggtcctggttgcagtggtcagcgagtaaagtgccttcatgcaaaaagttaacgttggcccctgtgaccttgacctttgacctggtgacctcaaggtcagtaagggtggtgcactcaataagtactatcagcacatgaagtttgaaggtcctgggtgcagtggttcgcgagtagaagcccttcatgcaaaaagttaacgttggcccctgtgaccttgacctttgacctggtgaccccaaagtcagtaggggtagtatactcaataagtactatcagcatgtgaagtttgaaggtcctgggtgcagtggttcgcgagtaaagtgccttcatgcaaaaagttaacgttgtgacgaacgaacgaaccaACGGACGGACAGTTAACTTGTTTGTAATAAGAAATTAACAGTAACAAACTAACAGAATAGAACTTCAAGTCAGTTTATAAATATCTGCATCTGTCAATAGTTTGACAACACTTCAGTTCTGTCTAGCTTTCAGTGACTACATTTTATCAGtactaaaacacaaaataatttctCCTGTTTGTGCTCTTGGAGGATAATGTTGGTTTGTTCAAAACTTCTTTAACATTGCttcaataagatcttggttcctttcgaaaaccggctagattttATCATGGGTTCTTAGAGTTACCGcacctgaaaggggcaaaattttctattttggccctttaagccataattatagtggtttcatttatgctttggttTGATACAGACttacacagaatgtttatcttgatgatctctaggccaagttagaaactgggtcatgttgggtgaaaaactagatcacaaggttagatcaaaagaaaagcttgttaacaccctagaggccatatttatgaccctatctttatgaaacttggtcggaatttttatcttgatgattcctaggccaggttcgaaactgggtcatgttgggtcaaaaactaggtcaaccactcaaatcaaaggagagaccacatttatggatcatcttcatgaaacttggtcaggatgtttatcttgatgattccaaagcCAAGTTTaacaagtgagcgatatagggtcatcatgaccctcttgttatggtgtgtaattttaaaaaatgtttctttagtaCCATATAAATGTCATGCAtgtcatttgttatttattacctccctttaatatgataaaataattcattatatttttagctcacctgtcacgtactgacagggtgagcttttgtgatcgcttcAAGTGTGCATGtgtaacgtaatggtacaagtacaaagttaaaggtttcttctatgttagcctatattatatacatgtctaGGGTTGGATaccgcaaaactttaaccaggattttctaagtctaaaagggggcataatttggcagaaatgaaggtcagagttatgggacttgctgctatcaactagttttataaccccaaagacacgtgGGAAGTTTCAAGtcgatatctgcattagttttggagatagtaactttcatgtaaaaaaccagaattttctatgtcaaaaagggggcataatttgctcaaaatacatgtcagagttatgggacttgacccagtgaagttggtaattgatctagaaaaagaaaaaataagtttcaaatctatatgccttttagtattagctgtatatacttgcacgcaaaactttaaccagaattttctaagtccaaaagggggcataatttggccaaaatgaaggtcagagttatgaaacttgctgctatcaactagttttataaccccgaagacacatgtgaagtttcaagtcaatatctgcattagtttcttcaataatttgtgtcatttttgttgtaacgagctatttaaaacttctttgaatattcataaagtttagttccttttttttgcaaataacttGCCTTATGAGGACTTTGAATTTATGGTATAATCCAGCAAAGGCCAGTATTAAATATGTATACTCATGtcatttgattgaaaaaaaatgtcaaaaatcagAAAAGCAGGATAGATTTAAGTATATTAGGTCTGTTGCGGACACTACAAAACGTTGCGGACACTACGAAATCTTTTGCAAGTTAAAATGCTGTTCAGCTGTATCTTCAATTGTCAATACTAATAAAACTAGTTTGAAAACACTACTCATGGTTTCATCTTGGACCCTAAGTAATACAAACTAATATACGTATTTAATATTCTTCTCGACAAAAGCTGCAAGGCTTCTTAGCACATTTTATGTTATAGccctgtttcatttttatttttgttggcaCTTTAGGTTTAATTATATAATTCCGTTGTCTTACAGAACGATATGGACATTTAAAACACAGAATTTTGAGCTGATAAAATTGGTTTCTTAAAAATAATAAGTGTTTGCGGACACTACAAAACGTTGCGGACACTACAGTCAGCAAATCCAATATGGAAAAATTATTGTTGGCATAGCATGcaaaataatttggcacaaataatGTTGCATCACAACAGCATTTGTAATCATAACTCGCTGTTCATTTGGATCACTTTCATTTCCTGTATCTACTGCGTTGCGGACACTACAAATCTTCTGATTCAAGTACCCCTTAAAGTACAAGAAATGTTATTTTAGCAATATCATTTTTGGGCTGCAATTCCATACTTTATTATAGAAAACAAATACTTAAGCAAATATCtaattatgtttaatattttatgccattttataaatattttttcacctATTTTAAATTAACAcagtttgtttttagaaaatatagCATAACGGAGTATTGTTTTGCAGAAATTGCTGTATCTTTGACAGTTTTTATCcgatttgattgaaataaaaaatacctgAAAGCGATATTGTTGAAGTTGTAAAAAAGGTTACAAACCATCTTCAGCATTTCATAGTCTTTCCACAAAATTCAGCACAGTTTATCCAATTTTTCAGTGCAACAGCATAACGctgaaaaatggctaaaaatgcgACACGTTCTGTGGAACTGCTGAAACTTATACAAATATAGAtgtattatatatcttttttctcCTCCGCAGACACTCTAGCTACATggaaacaataaaaataagtcattttAGCCTGGTTTTTCTCTTGAAGAGCAATATAACGGAGAGAAAATGTCTCTGCAGACATTATTGTAAAAATGGCGATTGGATTATAAATAAAACTGTACACTAAATTTGACATATTTAAGTGAACATTAAActcacaaaaatttgaatgtcgagGAAAACTTTGTACAAGTCAAATTTTAAAGGTTTAGTTATATTTGATCTGTTTTAGGTGATCACCCAGAAGTTGCTGAAATTCAGAAAAACACAGACTTACCACAAGCAGAATCTTCTCAGGCCATTTCTCAAGGCAAAGAAGACATTGCAGATGTGACCGAAAGTGGTGTTactaaagaaaaagaagaaacaagTAATGAAGACTGTAACAATGAAGATGACAAACCTGGAGAAACTGGAAAGgataatttgaaagaaaacacaGACACTGTCAAGGATACTGATAGTGATGATGATATGATTGATGACAGGGATGCAGGAAGAAGTAAGATGGACTTAAGTGATGCAGAATCTGATGTGAGTGCTCTGAGTGATATGTCAAGCCTTAGTGGAGAAGATTCCTGGAAAGCTGCACCTGCAGGTAGGTTTTACACTTTTGTCACTAGCATACATACTTTGATATCTTAAGGTtatgttacattattattttacattacttttcaATATAATAAGTAATTAAGGGCATGtacagggctctcgcgagtgggcgacttgagcgaaataggcgctctagaacttcaaacttagctcaaatctaacctcaaagcaaAATGCAAGTCgtccgattttctttgatttccgcactcgctaattagtgctacccggactgttgacaatttgcacggtgtcataacAAGtgccgaatacacaaacacacgccggtagcataatttaagctccgcctact from Mercenaria mercenaria strain notata chromosome 2, MADL_Memer_1, whole genome shotgun sequence carries:
- the LOC128550044 gene encoding serine-aspartate repeat-containing protein C-like — protein: MADSETETNPRKKIKTDHSPGQNGDHPEVAEIQKNTDLPQAESSQAISQGKEDIADVTESGVTKEKEETSNEDCNNEDDKPGETGKDNLKENTDTVKDTDSDDDMIDDRDAGRSKMDLSDAESDVSALSDMSSLSGEDSWKAAPAGPFESVFNCYLRTKKKSASNLGSLKDVNNENFRCQCRVVFQTSDRGMVYMLG